The Deinococcus carri genome contains a region encoding:
- a CDS encoding flavin monoamine oxidase family protein has protein sequence MSEINRRSFLEMVGLLGGGAAVYQVMTSMGLAQASAPKPLKLEGSGQGKSVLILGAGLAGMASAYELRKAGYDVKILEYNARAGGRCWTLRGGDEYTELGGFKQRCEFDPGLYINPGPWRIPYHHYAYMNYAREFGIKLEVFPQVNYNAYIHRKAGTNNPGTKVRLREPMADMQGHVAELLAKSAAAGNGSALGEGISTEDRERLLEALRGWGFLDKDYRYNKSLATSAVRGYEEDPGARLQPGVASTPIDLQTILSQRLWADLTTGMLYEFQSTIFEPVGGMDAMARAFEARVKPLITYRARVTELRQDASGVTAVYEDLTGGGNKTVQADYCICTIPLSILSQVKLGVGRELEQAIERVPYAPSFKAGIQYKRRFWEQDDAIFGGITYTDLPIQTVSYPANNYLSNGKGVVLSAYMFGPDAVRLSGMNPAPRLQEVLRQNVQIHPQAEKEFDNGISVGWHRVPWTLGCYGLYTDETRKTDYPVLCARHNRLMLAGEHTSYWNGWQEGALLAAITAVEEMHKFAMQG, from the coding sequence ATGAGCGAGATCAACCGCAGAAGTTTTCTGGAAATGGTCGGCCTGCTGGGCGGTGGGGCCGCCGTATACCAGGTGATGACCAGCATGGGCCTGGCGCAGGCCTCTGCCCCCAAGCCGCTGAAGCTCGAAGGCAGCGGCCAGGGCAAGAGCGTCCTGATTCTGGGGGCCGGGCTGGCGGGCATGGCGAGCGCCTACGAACTGCGCAAGGCGGGCTACGACGTCAAAATCCTGGAGTACAACGCGCGGGCGGGCGGACGCTGCTGGACACTGCGTGGCGGCGACGAGTACACCGAACTGGGCGGCTTCAAGCAACGCTGTGAGTTCGACCCCGGCCTGTACATCAACCCCGGCCCCTGGCGGATTCCGTACCACCACTACGCCTACATGAACTACGCCCGCGAGTTCGGCATCAAGCTGGAAGTCTTTCCGCAGGTGAACTACAACGCCTACATTCACCGCAAGGCGGGCACCAACAACCCCGGCACCAAGGTGCGGCTGCGCGAGCCGATGGCCGACATGCAGGGCCACGTGGCCGAACTGCTCGCCAAGTCAGCGGCGGCGGGCAACGGCAGCGCCCTGGGCGAGGGCATCAGCACCGAGGACCGCGAGCGGCTGCTCGAAGCCCTGCGCGGCTGGGGCTTCCTCGACAAGGATTACCGCTACAACAAGAGCCTGGCGACCAGCGCCGTGCGCGGCTACGAGGAGGACCCCGGCGCGCGGCTGCAACCCGGCGTGGCCTCCACGCCCATCGACCTCCAGACCATCCTCTCGCAGCGGCTGTGGGCCGACCTGACCACCGGGATGCTGTACGAGTTCCAGAGCACCATCTTCGAGCCGGTCGGCGGTATGGACGCGATGGCCCGCGCCTTCGAGGCCCGCGTCAAGCCCCTGATCACCTACCGTGCCCGCGTCACGGAGCTGCGGCAGGATGCCAGCGGCGTTACGGCGGTCTACGAGGACCTGACAGGCGGCGGGAACAAGACCGTGCAGGCCGACTACTGCATCTGCACCATTCCCCTCTCGATTCTGAGTCAGGTCAAGCTGGGCGTGGGCCGGGAGCTGGAACAGGCCATCGAGCGGGTGCCCTATGCCCCGTCCTTCAAGGCGGGCATCCAGTACAAGCGCCGCTTCTGGGAGCAGGACGACGCGATTTTCGGCGGCATCACCTACACCGACCTGCCCATCCAGACCGTCTCCTACCCGGCCAACAACTACCTCTCGAACGGCAAGGGTGTGGTGCTGAGCGCCTATATGTTCGGCCCCGACGCCGTGCGCCTGAGCGGCATGAACCCCGCCCCCCGTTTGCAGGAAGTCCTGCGCCAGAACGTCCAGATTCACCCGCAGGCGGAAAAGGAGTTCGACAACGGCATCAGCGTGGGCTGGCACCGCGTCCCCTGGACCCTGGGCTGCTACGGCCTCTACACCGACGAGACGCGCAAGACCGACTACCCGGTGCTGTGTGCCCGCCATAACCGCCTGATGCTGG
- a CDS encoding cytochrome c, which produces MAEENRNSSRVFLGGVIISTVVGLGLLALIFSAVAPGGEKSPAPTASTPAQTAASPAATSTAQTATAPVGGTTATSGTGTSGTPAPTGAESNGTAANGTAAGGTAGSAGTAAGEAATSSGNAAENGAENSTARPAGNSQSGAGATATTQAAASQEKQQLQPVAFTGANGEALYTQACQSCHMPGGRGAQGAGRYPALANNPRVASAPYVMTMILNGHGGMPGFGHYLSDQQIAEIVNYVRGELNKQQGTATPGDVKQLRPQNPDYTIFGESAG; this is translated from the coding sequence ATGGCTGAAGAAAATCGCAACTCCTCCAGGGTCTTTCTTGGAGGAGTCATCATTTCCACGGTGGTGGGTCTGGGTCTGCTGGCCCTGATCTTTTCCGCCGTCGCCCCTGGGGGTGAGAAGAGTCCTGCCCCTACAGCCAGCACCCCGGCACAGACCGCGGCGAGTCCGGCCGCCACCTCCACGGCCCAGACCGCCACGGCACCAGTGGGCGGAACCACGGCCACCAGCGGGACGGGAACGAGCGGCACCCCGGCCCCCACAGGCGCGGAGAGCAACGGAACCGCGGCCAACGGCACGGCGGCGGGTGGTACTGCCGGCTCAGCTGGGACAGCGGCAGGTGAGGCCGCCACCAGCAGCGGGAACGCGGCAGAAAATGGCGCAGAAAACAGCACAGCCAGGCCCGCGGGCAACAGTCAGTCTGGGGCCGGGGCCACGGCCACCACGCAGGCCGCGGCCTCGCAGGAAAAGCAGCAGCTTCAGCCCGTGGCCTTTACGGGGGCGAACGGCGAGGCGCTGTACACGCAGGCCTGCCAGAGCTGCCACATGCCCGGCGGCCGGGGTGCCCAGGGCGCGGGCCGTTACCCCGCGCTGGCGAACAACCCCCGCGTGGCGAGCGCCCCCTACGTGATGACGATGATTCTGAACGGCCACGGCGGGATGCCCGGCTTCGGCCACTACCTGAGCGATCAGCAGATCGCCGAAATCGTCAACTACGTGCGCGGCGAGCTGAACAAGCAGCAGGGTACGGCGACGCCGGGCGACGTGAAGCAGCTCCGCCCGCAGAACCCCGACTACACCATCTTCGGCGAGAGTGCCGGGTAA